The Saccharopolyspora gloriosae genome has a segment encoding these proteins:
- a CDS encoding sigma-70 family RNA polymerase sigma factor — protein MTTIDGVIDEHGAALLSYVTRITGDRYLAEDVVQETWLRAWRNIDRLENGTGSVRGWLLRVAHNVAIDLHRGRRARPAEVGIEGDELADIAVQAQHSDEVENRVVVDELLDRLSPVHRRAVIEVYFIDRTTKSAASELGVPVGTVKSRLHNALRVLREPRLAREAV, from the coding sequence ATGACCACCATTGATGGTGTCATCGACGAGCACGGTGCGGCGCTGCTCTCCTACGTCACCCGGATCACCGGCGATCGATACCTGGCCGAGGACGTCGTGCAGGAGACCTGGTTGCGCGCGTGGCGCAACATCGACCGCCTGGAGAACGGGACGGGATCGGTCCGGGGCTGGTTGCTGCGGGTCGCGCACAACGTGGCCATCGACCTCCACCGAGGCAGGCGTGCCCGTCCGGCGGAGGTCGGCATCGAGGGCGACGAACTGGCGGACATCGCGGTGCAGGCCCAGCACAGCGACGAGGTGGAGAACCGCGTGGTCGTAGACGAGCTGCTCGACCGCCTCTCCCCGGTGCACCGCCGGGCGGTGATCGAGGTCTACTTCATCGACCGCACCACGAAGTCCGCGGCCTCCGAGCTCGGGGTTCCGGTCGGCACCGTGAAGAGCCGGTTGCACAACGCCCTCCGGGTGCTGCGCGAACCGCGGCTCGCCCGGGAAGCCGTGTGA
- a CDS encoding Hsp70 family protein yields the protein MRYGLGIDLGTSFTSAAVSGPAGTRMVPMSPAVVVPSAAYRTPDGALLTGDAALYPGADPGQVARNFKRRLGDPTPLFLGGAGFSPTALMAAQLRDVLATAIRSMGGPPDSVVLTYPAIWGRYRRQHFTEVPRLAHVPNFHLVTEPEAAATHYSSERRLGDGEVIAVYDLGGGTFDSTILRMRAGRMEILGTPDGIDHLGGADFDQAIFDHLDRRLDGAISALDPDDPRSAYALATIETMCVRAKESLSSEPEVRLNVPLPTGPRELGITRQEFNALIARPVGDTVEALHRTIASAGLRADQLSAVLLAGGSSRVPLVAQQLAREFGKPVRGALHPKYTVALGAAQVSARARPAVPPSSVPTGVPGASAGTPSTRTRLPKVRRAWLVSGIAAVAALLVGVVAIATSGPGAETIYAGAVSDRYSGFIASAQDEWRGTEFSHELDGAMRVGPEPGGLRATWNDGQPAQLYIQTKEDAPLIDLRPYLSDHGALVFTANVRTPPAHYAGVAIHCGHPCGGEVPADDLFRRLPTGTPTPIKIPLDCFTKVTPRPEGVPSHELNEDLKPDQVDTPFLVYSDKRMDVTFSDIRLEPGAADDENAMSCGALH from the coding sequence GTGCGTTACGGCCTCGGGATCGATCTCGGAACCTCGTTCACCTCCGCTGCCGTCAGCGGTCCGGCGGGCACCCGCATGGTGCCGATGTCGCCTGCGGTGGTCGTTCCCTCGGCGGCCTACCGCACACCGGACGGCGCGTTGCTGACCGGTGACGCCGCGCTGTACCCGGGCGCCGACCCGGGCCAGGTCGCCCGGAACTTCAAGCGCCGCTTGGGCGATCCGACGCCGCTGTTCCTCGGCGGAGCCGGCTTCTCCCCCACCGCGCTGATGGCCGCGCAGCTGCGCGACGTGCTCGCCACCGCGATCCGGTCCATGGGCGGGCCGCCGGACTCGGTCGTGCTCACCTACCCCGCGATCTGGGGGCGCTATCGGCGCCAGCACTTCACCGAGGTCCCCCGGCTGGCGCACGTCCCGAATTTCCACCTCGTCACCGAACCCGAGGCCGCCGCCACCCATTACTCCAGTGAACGACGCCTCGGCGACGGCGAGGTCATCGCCGTCTACGACCTCGGCGGCGGCACCTTCGACTCCACGATCCTGCGCATGCGGGCGGGCCGGATGGAAATCCTCGGCACTCCGGACGGAATCGACCACCTCGGCGGTGCGGACTTCGACCAGGCGATCTTCGACCACCTCGACCGGCGGCTCGACGGGGCGATCAGCGCACTCGACCCGGACGATCCACGGTCGGCTTACGCGCTGGCCACGATCGAGACGATGTGCGTGCGCGCGAAGGAATCGCTGTCCAGCGAACCCGAGGTGCGCCTGAACGTCCCGCTGCCCACCGGTCCGCGCGAGCTCGGCATCACTCGGCAAGAGTTCAACGCGCTGATCGCGCGCCCGGTCGGAGACACCGTCGAAGCGCTGCACCGCACCATCGCGTCGGCGGGACTCCGCGCCGACCAGCTGTCCGCCGTGCTGCTCGCGGGCGGTTCCTCCCGGGTCCCGCTCGTCGCTCAGCAGCTCGCCCGCGAATTCGGCAAACCCGTCCGGGGAGCGCTGCATCCGAAGTACACCGTGGCGCTCGGCGCCGCCCAGGTGTCCGCGCGGGCACGCCCCGCTGTTCCGCCGAGCTCGGTGCCGACCGGCGTGCCCGGTGCTTCCGCCGGAACACCGTCGACCAGGACACGGTTGCCGAAGGTCCGGCGGGCGTGGTTGGTGTCCGGCATCGCCGCGGTGGCCGCGCTGCTCGTCGGTGTCGTGGCCATCGCCACGAGCGGCCCCGGGGCCGAGACGATCTACGCCGGAGCCGTCTCCGACCGGTACTCCGGTTTCATCGCTTCAGCGCAGGACGAATGGCGGGGAACGGAGTTCTCCCACGAGCTGGACGGTGCGATGCGCGTCGGGCCGGAGCCCGGCGGGCTCCGCGCCACCTGGAACGACGGCCAGCCCGCCCAGCTGTACATCCAGACCAAGGAGGACGCCCCGCTGATCGACCTCCGGCCTTACCTAAGCGATCACGGGGCGCTCGTGTTCACCGCGAACGTGCGCACACCGCCTGCCCACTACGCCGGGGTCGCGATCCATTGCGGCCACCCGTGCGGAGGTGAAGTCCCCGCCGACGATCTCTTCCGCCGGCTACCGACCGGAACGCCGACACCGATCAAGATCCCATTGGACTGCTTCACCAAGGTGACGCCGCGCCCGGAAGGCGTGCCCTCGCACGAACTGAACGAGGATCTGAAGCCGGACCAGGTCGACACTCCGTTCCTCGTGTACTCCGACAAGAGGATGGACGTCACCTTCTCGGACATCCGCCTGGAGCCCGGTGCCGCCGACGACGAGAACGCCATGTCCTGCGGCGCGCTCCACTGA